The Sulfitobacter donghicola DSW-25 = KCTC 12864 = JCM 14565 genome has a segment encoding these proteins:
- a CDS encoding MOSC domain-containing protein has protein sequence MQITALWRHPLKAHGREALDEVTLIADASMPYDRTWAVAHKGAKAVAGEWARCVNFTRAAAMPQLQAITASLDETSELLTLRHPDRPDLTFHPDHGAEVFLDWVAPLCPPERAQPDQIMRIGPRGYTDSDVPSISLMNVASHLAVEQAANASLAQERWRGNVWFDGTEPWMEFDFVGKTLKLGEATVQVDATIERCKSIMANTKTGERDHDLLSVLRGFDHQNFGVCFSVITGGKIRLGDKLELI, from the coding sequence ATGCAGATCACCGCCCTGTGGCGCCATCCGTTAAAGGCACACGGGCGGGAGGCACTGGATGAGGTGACGCTAATCGCGGACGCCTCAATGCCCTATGACCGCACATGGGCCGTTGCCCATAAAGGGGCAAAGGCCGTGGCGGGTGAATGGGCGCGCTGCGTCAACTTCACCCGTGCTGCGGCAATGCCGCAGCTTCAGGCCATCACAGCCAGCCTCGATGAAACCAGCGAATTGCTAACGCTGCGCCATCCTGACAGGCCTGATCTGACCTTCCATCCTGACCATGGCGCAGAGGTTTTTCTGGACTGGGTCGCGCCGCTTTGCCCGCCCGAGCGCGCGCAACCAGATCAAATCATGCGCATCGGCCCGCGCGGATATACCGATAGTGATGTGCCTTCGATCTCGCTTATGAATGTGGCATCGCACCTAGCGGTAGAACAGGCCGCTAATGCATCTTTGGCGCAAGAACGCTGGCGCGGAAACGTCTGGTTTGATGGCACAGAACCATGGATGGAATTTGACTTTGTCGGGAAGACGCTCAAACTGGGTGAAGCTACGGTTCAAGTTGATGCCACCATTGAGCGCTGCAAGTCCATTATGGCAAACACAAAAACAGGTGAACGCGACCACGATCTGTTGTCTGTCCTTAGGGGATTTGACCACCAGAACTTTGGTGTTTGCTTCAGCGTAATTACCGGCGGCAAAATTCGCCTTGGCGACAAATTGGAGCTTATCTAA
- a CDS encoding amino acid ABC transporter ATP-binding protein yields MADTKLKVSDEVAISIQQMNKWYGTFHVLRDIDLTVYQGERIVICGPSGSGKSTLIRCINALEEHQKGSIEVDGTLLSSDLKNIDKIRSEVGMCFQHFNLFPHLSILDNLTLAPIWVRKTPKKEAEEVAMHYLEKVKIPDQADKFPGQLSGGQQQRVAIARSLCMKPRIMLFDEPTSALDPEMIKEVLDTMIELAEEGMTMLCVTHEMGFARQVANRVIFMDQGQIVEQNEPEAFFNNPQSPRTQLFLSQILGH; encoded by the coding sequence ATGGCTGATACAAAACTCAAAGTGTCCGACGAAGTCGCGATCTCGATCCAGCAGATGAACAAATGGTACGGGACATTCCACGTGCTGCGCGACATCGACCTGACCGTTTATCAAGGCGAACGCATCGTTATCTGTGGGCCGTCAGGCTCGGGTAAATCCACGCTGATCCGCTGCATCAACGCATTGGAAGAGCACCAGAAAGGGTCGATCGAAGTGGATGGCACGTTGCTGTCCTCTGACCTCAAGAACATCGATAAGATCCGTTCAGAAGTGGGCATGTGCTTCCAGCACTTTAACCTCTTCCCGCATCTGAGCATTCTGGACAACCTGACATTGGCGCCGATCTGGGTTCGTAAAACACCCAAGAAAGAAGCCGAAGAAGTTGCGATGCACTATCTTGAGAAGGTGAAAATCCCTGATCAAGCGGATAAGTTCCCCGGCCAGCTGTCTGGTGGTCAACAGCAGCGTGTGGCGATTGCCCGTTCCTTGTGCATGAAGCCGCGGATCATGTTGTTTGATGAACCAACATCGGCGCTTGACCCTGAGATGATCAAGGAAGTTCTCGATACGATGATCGAGCTTGCTGAAGAAGGCATGACAATGCTTTGCGTGACGCACGAGATGGGCTTTGCCCGTCAGGTTGCCAACCGCGTTATCTTTATGGACCAAGGGCAAATTGTTGAGCAGAACGAACCAGAAGCGTTCTTTAACAACCCACAAAGCCCGCGCACTCAGCTGTTCCTGAGCCAGATTCTGGGGCACTAA
- the argB gene encoding acetylglutamate kinase, whose translation MRTQDMNRDWATTAATLSQALPYMQRYNDATVVIKLGGHAMGSDEAMEEFARDVVLMRQVGVNPVIVHGGGPMINKMLDRLNIESQFVNGKRVTDAATMEVVEMVLSGLVNARIVQAISEQGGRAVGVSGKDSGLIICEAEDPALGLVGKPTTVNPDLLLDLADKELIPVIAPLGMGMQGETFNINGDTAAGAIASALKADRLLLLTDVSGVKDADGEILTDLTATQIKELTAEGTIAGGMIPKTQTALDAINAGVRASVILDGRAPNACLLELFTEHGAGSIIRAG comes from the coding sequence ATGAGAACACAAGACATGAACCGCGATTGGGCAACAACCGCCGCCACTCTTTCACAGGCTTTGCCATACATGCAGCGCTATAACGATGCGACTGTTGTGATCAAGCTGGGCGGTCACGCCATGGGCAGTGACGAAGCCATGGAAGAATTCGCCCGCGACGTTGTTTTGATGCGGCAAGTTGGGGTGAACCCCGTCATCGTCCATGGCGGCGGCCCGATGATCAACAAAATGCTGGATCGGCTAAACATCGAATCCCAATTCGTGAATGGCAAACGGGTCACTGACGCAGCCACCATGGAAGTTGTTGAGATGGTTCTGTCAGGGCTGGTCAACGCGCGCATCGTTCAGGCCATTTCCGAACAAGGCGGCCGCGCCGTTGGGGTTTCTGGCAAAGACAGCGGTTTGATCATCTGCGAGGCCGAGGATCCCGCCTTGGGCCTTGTGGGCAAGCCGACAACCGTCAATCCCGACCTACTGCTTGATCTTGCTGACAAGGAGTTGATCCCCGTCATCGCCCCACTTGGCATGGGGATGCAGGGCGAAACGTTTAACATCAACGGTGACACTGCTGCGGGCGCCATTGCCTCGGCTTTGAAAGCAGACCGCCTGCTGCTGCTGACTGATGTTTCCGGCGTAAAAGACGCTGACGGAGAGATCCTTACCGATCTCACAGCGACACAGATCAAAGAACTAACCGCCGAAGGCACTATTGCGGGGGGAATGATCCCAAAGACGCAGACAGCGCTGGATGCGATCAACGCTGGTGTCCGCGCCAGCGTCATTCTGGATGGTCGCGCGCCAAACGCCTGCCTGCTAGAGCTCTTTACCGAGCATGGCGCAGGGTCGATCATCCGAGCAGGATGA
- a CDS encoding amino acid ABC transporter permease encodes MSDNNSIAFVRETELPQMPAPANASGPVKWLRDNLFATIPNGILTLASFVVIYLILKSAVPWILNGVWNADNLAECREILQGTSGACFAVLTERWPQLIYGFKYPSTEYWRPTLAFVFMLVAIAPVLFFDLPRKLLIVTALFPFVAFWLIWGGTIWTPIFALLGFVAAYFVYARFVAQNFALGFFGGVAAAMIVWYISGFIVSALAPEETLLSAVPSRDLGGYMLNMMLGITCVSLSIPLGIALALGRQSTMPLIKWICVIFIEFIRGVPLITLLFVASVMLAYFFPPEATVDLFVRVVIMITIFSAAYIAEVIRGGLAALPKGQYEAADSLGLDYAQAMRLIILPQALKISIPGIVNIAVGLFKDTTLVSVISMFDILGMIRGPILASTDWNGVYWELLGFACVLFFVVCYSISQYSQWLERRLATDHR; translated from the coding sequence ATGAGTGACAATAACTCCATCGCCTTCGTGCGCGAAACCGAACTGCCCCAGATGCCTGCTCCGGCGAACGCATCTGGACCTGTCAAATGGTTGCGCGACAACCTGTTTGCCACCATTCCGAATGGAATCCTGACGCTGGCCTCTTTTGTTGTGATCTATCTGATCCTCAAAAGTGCAGTGCCGTGGATTTTGAATGGTGTCTGGAATGCAGATAACCTAGCGGAATGTCGTGAAATCCTGCAGGGGACGTCTGGTGCGTGCTTTGCCGTTTTGACCGAACGTTGGCCGCAGCTCATCTATGGGTTCAAATATCCTTCAACCGAATACTGGCGCCCCACATTGGCATTTGTCTTCATGCTGGTCGCGATTGCCCCTGTGTTGTTCTTTGACTTGCCGCGCAAGTTGTTGATCGTTACGGCGCTGTTCCCTTTTGTAGCCTTTTGGCTGATTTGGGGCGGCACAATCTGGACGCCGATCTTTGCTTTGCTTGGGTTTGTGGCCGCATATTTCGTCTATGCCCGCTTTGTCGCTCAGAACTTTGCTTTGGGTTTCTTTGGCGGGGTCGCTGCGGCGATGATCGTTTGGTACATCTCTGGCTTCATCGTGTCGGCATTGGCACCAGAGGAGACACTCCTCTCTGCCGTTCCTTCACGTGATTTGGGTGGCTATATGCTCAACATGATGTTGGGTATTACCTGTGTGTCTTTGTCGATCCCACTGGGCATCGCATTGGCCTTGGGACGTCAAAGCACGATGCCGCTGATCAAATGGATTTGTGTGATCTTCATCGAATTCATTCGCGGTGTGCCACTGATTACGCTGCTCTTCGTGGCGAGTGTGATGTTGGCCTATTTCTTCCCACCAGAAGCGACAGTTGACCTGTTCGTGCGGGTTGTGATCATGATCACGATCTTCTCCGCGGCATATATTGCCGAGGTGATCCGCGGTGGTTTGGCTGCTTTGCCAAAAGGCCAATACGAAGCTGCGGATAGCTTGGGGTTGGATTATGCGCAGGCCATGCGTCTGATCATTCTGCCACAAGCGCTGAAGATTTCGATCCCCGGGATCGTGAACATTGCTGTTGGTCTGTTCAAGGATACAACACTGGTTTCCGTGATCTCGATGTTCGATATTCTCGGCATGATCCGTGGTCCTATTCTGGCTTCAACCGATTGGAACGGCGTTTACTGGGAGCTCTTGGGCTTTGCCTGTGTTCTCTTCTTCGTCGTTTGTTACTCTATCTCTCAATACTCGCAGTGGCTGGAACGCCGTCTTGCGACAGATCACCGATAA
- a CDS encoding putative bifunctional diguanylate cyclase/phosphodiesterase has translation MQNAKISRNQSKQFRQRFYNLFTGPPALAFIPAISLAAFWFGGEGALLVFAAVLPAAYLLSGGFTGYLGSDSDDTFHENGLLTRQSMSKRCEAVYAETMQTSQKSCIHVIEIEGFNDLVARFGQAAGDMVVHRVGERLAGVIRDNDFIGQIGDARFAVCVSPVRQLSLELCIQMAGRLQTAAEEPTSIDGTVIYTDVCIGFCQHNRAPHRNPADWLEAACVALHSAQSRGASSIRAYSEEMHQERKARRELHEDVVAALESGEITPWFQPQICTDTGKITGFEALARWTHPIRGVIPPAQFLPAIEATNSLERLAEIMIYHSFRAIKKWDAAGVEIPQVGVNFAGSDLSNPKLVEKVKWDLDRFELTPDRLAVEVLETVVANSPDDMISRNINALGALGCRIDLDDFGTGNASIASIRRFSVSRIKIDRSFVAKADRDPEQQRMISAILTMAERLQVETLAEGVETVGEHVLLAQLGCSHVQGFGIARPMPFDQTLEWIAAHNAKLDEVPQIMQTRPK, from the coding sequence ATGCAGAACGCTAAGATTAGTAGAAATCAGTCAAAGCAATTTCGTCAGCGATTCTATAATCTTTTTACAGGGCCACCTGCGCTTGCCTTTATTCCCGCAATTTCCCTTGCCGCATTCTGGTTCGGCGGAGAAGGGGCATTATTGGTTTTCGCTGCTGTTCTTCCTGCAGCCTATCTTCTTTCCGGTGGTTTTACGGGATACTTGGGATCTGATTCCGACGACACATTTCATGAAAATGGCCTCCTTACCCGTCAATCTATGTCGAAACGCTGTGAAGCTGTTTATGCTGAAACAATGCAAACCAGCCAAAAATCTTGCATCCATGTGATTGAAATTGAGGGATTTAATGACCTTGTTGCTCGCTTTGGTCAGGCCGCGGGTGATATGGTTGTTCACCGTGTGGGTGAACGTCTTGCGGGTGTCATCCGTGACAATGATTTTATTGGCCAAATTGGCGACGCACGCTTTGCCGTCTGCGTTTCCCCCGTCCGTCAATTATCACTAGAGCTATGCATCCAAATGGCGGGCCGCCTGCAAACCGCCGCTGAAGAACCCACATCAATAGACGGAACCGTTATTTATACCGATGTCTGCATCGGCTTTTGCCAACACAATCGGGCGCCCCATCGTAATCCAGCAGATTGGCTAGAGGCAGCCTGCGTTGCGCTACACAGCGCGCAATCAAGGGGCGCATCAAGCATCCGTGCATACTCAGAAGAGATGCACCAAGAACGAAAAGCACGCCGCGAATTGCACGAAGACGTTGTAGCAGCGCTAGAGTCAGGTGAGATCACGCCATGGTTTCAGCCTCAGATTTGCACCGATACTGGTAAGATCACAGGCTTTGAAGCCTTGGCCCGTTGGACACACCCCATCCGCGGCGTGATCCCTCCGGCGCAATTCCTTCCAGCGATCGAGGCTACAAACTCCCTTGAGCGCCTTGCAGAAATTATGATTTATCACAGCTTTCGCGCCATTAAGAAATGGGATGCAGCAGGCGTCGAAATCCCTCAGGTCGGCGTGAATTTTGCGGGTTCCGATTTGAGCAACCCCAAATTGGTTGAAAAGGTCAAATGGGATCTGGACCGCTTTGAGTTAACGCCAGACCGTCTAGCGGTTGAAGTGCTTGAGACCGTCGTTGCAAATTCCCCCGATGATATGATCTCTCGCAATATTAACGCTCTTGGGGCGCTTGGGTGTCGGATCGATCTAGATGACTTTGGCACTGGAAATGCGTCCATCGCATCTATTCGGCGGTTCTCCGTCAGTCGAATAAAGATCGACCGGAGTTTTGTCGCAAAAGCAGATCGCGACCCCGAACAGCAAAGAATGATCAGCGCCATTTTGACCATGGCGGAAAGGCTACAGGTTGAAACCTTAGCAGAAGGCGTTGAAACCGTAGGAGAACACGTTTTACTGGCCCAGCTTGGTTGCAGTCACGTTCAGGGCTTTGGTATCGCACGCCCCATGCCGTTCGATCAAACATTGGAATGGATCGCAGCACATAACGCCAAACTGGATGAGGTTCCCCAAATCATGCAAACGCGGCCGAAATAA
- the yidD gene encoding membrane protein insertion efficiency factor YidD, with translation MTLFAKLLALPIRFYRLVFSPWVGFNCRYQPTCSAYALEALEKHGPLKGSLLAARRIGRCHPLGGDGYDPVPDKD, from the coding sequence ATGACCCTATTTGCAAAATTGCTCGCCCTTCCGATCCGCTTCTACCGTCTGGTTTTCAGCCCTTGGGTCGGGTTCAATTGCCGCTACCAACCAACCTGCTCGGCCTATGCTCTTGAAGCATTGGAAAAGCACGGCCCCCTCAAGGGCAGCCTGCTTGCCGCGCGGCGTATTGGGCGCTGCCATCCTTTGGGTGGCGATGGCTATGACCCTGTACCGGATAAGGACTAA
- the ttcA gene encoding tRNA 2-thiocytidine(32) synthetase TtcA: protein MLDQAKEIHALFEGAPQTTSFKKLRKRIVRQTREAIDQYGMIEPGTKWLVCLSGGKDSYTLLAVLHELKWRGLLPVELLACNLDQGQPGFPATVLPEFLEKMGVEHRIEYQDTYSIVMDKVPAGRTFCALCSRLRRGNLYRIAREEGCSAVVLGHHRDDILETFFMNLFHGGRLATMPPKLVNEEGDLFVYRPLAHVAEEDCEKFSNAMNYPIIPCDLCGSQDGLQRQQVKAILDGWEKNSPGRRQVMFRALTNARPSHLLDSGLFDFAGLSRNIENLK, encoded by the coding sequence ATGCTGGATCAAGCCAAAGAAATTCATGCCCTCTTTGAAGGTGCGCCTCAAACGACTTCGTTCAAAAAGCTGCGCAAGCGTATCGTTCGCCAGACCCGCGAGGCGATTGATCAATACGGCATGATCGAACCCGGCACCAAATGGTTGGTCTGCCTTTCCGGCGGTAAAGACAGCTATACCTTGCTGGCGGTATTGCACGAATTGAAATGGCGCGGCCTATTGCCGGTTGAGCTGTTGGCCTGCAACCTCGACCAAGGCCAGCCTGGGTTTCCCGCGACAGTTTTACCTGAGTTCCTAGAGAAAATGGGGGTAGAGCACCGGATCGAATATCAGGATACCTACTCTATCGTAATGGACAAAGTGCCGGCGGGTCGCACCTTTTGCGCCCTTTGTTCCCGCCTAAGGCGCGGCAATCTTTATCGCATTGCACGCGAGGAAGGTTGCTCTGCTGTTGTGTTGGGCCATCACCGTGACGACATTCTTGAAACCTTTTTCATGAATCTTTTTCACGGCGGGCGACTAGCGACCATGCCGCCAAAGTTGGTGAATGAGGAAGGCGATCTATTTGTTTATCGCCCCCTCGCCCATGTCGCTGAAGAAGATTGTGAAAAGTTCTCTAACGCGATGAACTACCCGATCATTCCATGTGATCTTTGCGGCTCCCAAGATGGCCTGCAACGCCAGCAAGTCAAAGCGATTCTGGATGGCTGGGAAAAGAACAGCCCAGGCCGACGTCAGGTTATGTTCCGCGCCCTTACAAATGCGCGCCCTTCCCATCTTCTTGATTCTGGATTGTTCGATTTCGCGGGATTGAGTCGAAATATAGAAAATTTGAAGTAA
- a CDS encoding ferredoxin, giving the protein MKRQPIDPTKQANRLLDKIDALAAPHGLMAMGGAHSDPDQPKQTIVLIGTAPHFWSHFTQSPEYSDGAPDAIDRWSQRILPPIMEAAGGAAVVYPFGGPPFAPFIAWAKKTGEAFDSPVGMLVHARAGLLISYRGGIVFRGHLNLPAQQPTNPCDTCMDRPCVAACPVGALSDTHFYDVPKCKSHIASSEGQDCMTQGCATRLACPVSQLFNRPMAQNAYHMKAFRGS; this is encoded by the coding sequence ATGAAACGCCAACCTATAGATCCTACGAAACAGGCCAACAGGTTGTTGGACAAAATAGATGCATTGGCAGCGCCCCATGGCTTAATGGCCATGGGCGGTGCGCATAGCGATCCAGACCAACCAAAGCAGACAATCGTTCTGATCGGTACAGCCCCTCATTTTTGGAGCCACTTCACCCAGAGCCCAGAATATTCGGACGGTGCCCCAGATGCCATCGACAGATGGTCTCAGCGCATTCTACCTCCGATTATGGAAGCAGCAGGCGGCGCGGCTGTGGTATACCCCTTTGGCGGGCCGCCGTTCGCGCCCTTTATCGCTTGGGCCAAAAAAACCGGAGAAGCCTTTGACAGCCCTGTTGGCATGTTGGTGCATGCGCGCGCGGGATTGCTCATTTCTTATCGGGGGGGGATCGTCTTTCGTGGGCACCTGAATTTACCTGCCCAACAGCCTACAAACCCCTGCGATACCTGTATGGATCGCCCCTGTGTGGCTGCCTGCCCTGTTGGCGCTTTGTCAGACACACATTTCTACGATGTCCCCAAATGCAAAAGCCATATTGCCAGCTCAGAGGGTCAGGATTGTATGACACAGGGGTGCGCAACGCGCCTTGCCTGCCCTGTCAGCCAATTGTTTAACCGCCCGATGGCGCAAAATGCCTATCACATGAAAGCCTTTAGGGGGAGCTAA
- the yidC gene encoding membrane protein insertase YidC, protein MDDQNKNLIIATALSFVVILVWFVLFPPPEPETPIDGTIASQSAPVEGSLATPSADVSSAAPAATASTETAPSALESAPRVAIETQRLSGSLSLLGGRIDQLSLNDYQTSLEDDATVVEILFPANEDNAQYALHGWAAASGVDPSSVPGPNTEWQLSEGETLSVETPVTLSWDNGAGLVFSKKIAVDDEYMFTITQSVENTGETAASMAPYAVLARHGEPTDLKNFFILHEGVVAMTDGEYSEINWDEMPDFEYNQRAGARTLEENITENGWIGFTDHYWMSVLIPTQGTAFKSVAKYDERRDIYQTEAVSPVQTVATGQTISNTTQFFVGAKEWEVLKTYEDAGVYNFIDSIDWGWFSFLTKPIFWLLHQLNLLIGNMGISIIALTLLIKALLFPLAYKSYVSMAKMKELQPKMEKLKEEAGDDRQKVQQGMMELYKKEKVNPAAGCLPILLQIPIFFSLYKVIFVTIELRHAPFFGPFQDLSAPDPTTIFNLYGLLPWGAPEVGSIMALVFIGILPLLLGISMWLQQKLNPAPTDPTQKMIFAWMPWVFMFMLGSFASGLVVYWIANNTITFTQQYLIMRSQGYKPDLLGNIKSSFSRQAKAEPKK, encoded by the coding sequence ATGGACGATCAGAACAAGAATTTAATCATTGCGACAGCGCTTAGCTTTGTTGTGATCCTTGTGTGGTTTGTGCTTTTCCCACCACCAGAACCTGAAACACCGATCGACGGAACAATCGCGTCGCAATCAGCTCCGGTCGAGGGCTCACTTGCTACGCCAAGTGCCGATGTCTCTTCGGCTGCACCTGCTGCTACGGCCAGCACGGAAACAGCACCTAGTGCATTGGAAAGCGCACCGCGTGTTGCAATCGAAACTCAGCGCCTTAGCGGCTCGCTTTCGTTACTGGGTGGGCGGATCGACCAGCTGTCGCTGAACGATTACCAGACCTCGCTAGAAGACGATGCAACCGTCGTTGAAATCCTCTTCCCCGCAAACGAAGACAACGCGCAATACGCATTGCATGGGTGGGCAGCAGCATCAGGCGTTGATCCATCCTCCGTCCCTGGCCCGAACACCGAATGGCAGCTATCAGAGGGTGAAACGCTCAGCGTTGAAACCCCTGTAACGCTCAGCTGGGATAATGGCGCGGGCCTTGTGTTCTCCAAAAAGATCGCTGTCGATGATGAGTATATGTTCACCATCACGCAATCGGTTGAAAACACAGGTGAAACAGCGGCATCTATGGCGCCTTACGCCGTTCTTGCCCGCCATGGCGAGCCAACGGATCTGAAAAACTTCTTCATTCTTCATGAAGGCGTTGTTGCGATGACCGACGGTGAGTATTCGGAAATCAACTGGGATGAGATGCCCGATTTCGAATATAACCAACGTGCTGGCGCGCGCACCTTGGAAGAAAACATCACTGAAAACGGCTGGATCGGATTTACCGACCACTATTGGATGAGCGTTTTGATCCCGACCCAAGGGACCGCATTTAAATCCGTAGCCAAATACGACGAACGCCGCGACATTTACCAAACCGAAGCCGTCAGCCCTGTTCAAACGGTTGCCACTGGGCAAACGATCTCGAACACCACGCAGTTTTTTGTAGGTGCAAAAGAATGGGAAGTTCTGAAAACCTATGAAGACGCAGGCGTTTACAACTTCATCGACTCGATCGACTGGGGCTGGTTCTCGTTCCTGACAAAACCGATCTTCTGGCTGTTGCACCAGCTTAACCTTTTGATCGGCAACATGGGTATTTCCATCATTGCGCTGACCTTGCTGATCAAGGCTCTGCTCTTCCCATTGGCGTATAAATCCTACGTTTCCATGGCCAAGATGAAAGAGCTTCAGCCAAAAATGGAAAAGCTCAAAGAGGAAGCTGGCGATGACCGTCAGAAAGTCCAGCAGGGCATGATGGAGCTCTACAAAAAGGAAAAAGTAAACCCAGCTGCTGGTTGTCTCCCGATCCTGTTGCAGATCCCGATCTTCTTCTCATTGTACAAAGTGATTTTCGTTACGATCGAGTTGCGCCATGCGCCGTTCTTTGGTCCGTTCCAAGACCTTAGCGCACCAGATCCAACAACCATCTTTAACCTCTATGGGTTGCTGCCATGGGGCGCGCCCGAGGTGGGCAGCATCATGGCGCTGGTCTTTATCGGCATCTTGCCCCTCTTGCTGGGTATCTCCATGTGGTTGCAGCAAAAGCTGAACCCAGCGCCCACAGACCCAACGCAAAAGATGATTTTTGCGTGGATGCCATGGGTCTTCATGTTCATGCTGGGCAGCTTTGCCTCGGGTCTGGTGGTATACTGGATTGCGAACAACACGATCACCTTTACCCAGCAGTATTTGATCATGCGTAGCCAAGGTTACAAACCTGATCTCTTGGGCAACATCAAAAGCAGCTTTTCCCGTCAGGCAAAAGCCGAGCCTAAGAAGTGA
- the yihA gene encoding ribosome biogenesis GTP-binding protein YihA/YsxC yields MQLPFPLAEEPDAQTLERGRLLFAGETEFVKGVVAMSGLPEADRLEVCFAGRSNVGKSTLINALTGMKALARASNTPGRTQEINYFTAGEDFYLVDLPGYGYANAPLPVVEKWQRLLKQFLQGRQTLRRAFVLIDARHGVKKVDDEIMSLLDSSAVTFQAVLTKADKVKEKEREKVLDQVRGALSKHPAAYPEIIVTSSEKGWGIPTLRSVIATLE; encoded by the coding sequence ATGCAACTCCCCTTCCCATTGGCCGAAGAACCAGATGCACAAACATTGGAACGCGGGCGGTTGCTGTTTGCTGGCGAAACCGAATTCGTCAAAGGTGTCGTTGCGATGTCGGGCCTGCCCGAGGCAGACCGGCTTGAGGTTTGCTTTGCCGGTCGTTCCAACGTGGGCAAATCCACTTTGATCAACGCCCTCACAGGGATGAAGGCCTTGGCCCGTGCCTCCAACACCCCTGGCCGCACGCAAGAGATTAACTATTTCACCGCTGGGGAGGATTTCTATCTCGTTGACCTTCCGGGGTACGGCTATGCCAACGCCCCCCTTCCCGTTGTCGAAAAATGGCAGCGCTTGCTAAAGCAATTTTTGCAGGGGCGCCAAACGCTGCGCCGCGCTTTTGTTTTGATTGATGCGCGCCATGGGGTGAAAAAGGTAGACGACGAAATCATGAGCCTACTCGACAGTTCCGCTGTGACCTTTCAGGCCGTCCTAACCAAGGCCGATAAGGTCAAAGAGAAAGAGCGTGAAAAGGTACTGGATCAAGTGCGCGGCGCGCTGAGCAAGCACCCAGCCGCCTATCCCGAAATCATCGTAACATCATCCGAAAAAGGTTGGGGCATCCCGACCTTACGGTCTGTGATTGCCACGCTCGAATAA
- the rnpA gene encoding ribonuclease P protein component: MTPPETDLIGTNANGAASPAVLSCLKPIVLTQRSDFQRAARGKRVAMAGFVLQMRKRQENEAEGIRIGYTCSKKVGNAVARNRAKRRLREVARAVLPTGGQQGYDYVLIGRNTATAALPFSKLLSDMEKALGILHGATK, translated from the coding sequence ATGACACCGCCGGAGACCGACCTGATTGGCACGAATGCCAACGGGGCAGCGTCTCCGGCGGTTTTGTCATGCCTAAAACCCATCGTTTTGACGCAACGCAGTGATTTTCAACGCGCCGCGCGCGGCAAACGTGTGGCAATGGCTGGATTTGTTCTGCAAATGCGCAAGAGACAGGAAAACGAGGCCGAAGGCATTCGGATCGGCTATACCTGCTCAAAAAAGGTGGGCAATGCCGTTGCCCGAAACCGAGCAAAGCGCCGCCTGCGCGAGGTCGCCCGTGCTGTTCTACCTACTGGTGGACAGCAGGGTTATGATTACGTGCTGATCGGCCGCAACACTGCAACTGCCGCCCTCCCCTTTAGCAAACTATTGTCGGATATGGAGAAAGCTCTGGGCATTTTGCACGGGGCGACCAAATGA
- a CDS encoding SixA phosphatase family protein: MKRLILMRHAKSDWTDLDQTDHGRALNERGRVSAAALGDWLRKNGFQPDHILCSDAKRTRETLDGLKLGDAPTSFLKSLYLAEPDVMAGTLHQRSEDCILMVAHNPGTAMLAEMLLATASDHSGFYKYPTGATLVVDFDIMDWRDLRKGTGKLVQFTVPRDLMK; this comes from the coding sequence ATGAAACGTCTGATCCTCATGCGCCACGCCAAATCCGATTGGACCGATCTGGACCAGACCGACCATGGCCGCGCGCTCAATGAACGGGGCCGCGTTTCTGCCGCAGCATTGGGCGACTGGCTACGCAAAAACGGCTTTCAACCCGATCATATCCTTTGCTCGGATGCTAAGCGCACCCGTGAGACGCTTGACGGTCTCAAACTAGGCGATGCTCCCACATCCTTTTTGAAAAGCCTCTATTTGGCAGAGCCTGACGTGATGGCAGGTACGCTTCACCAGCGCTCTGAGGATTGTATCCTGATGGTCGCCCATAATCCCGGGACTGCGATGCTGGCAGAGATGCTTCTGGCCACGGCATCAGATCATTCGGGATTTTATAAATACCCAACAGGCGCGACCCTTGTCGTTGATTTCGACATCATGGATTGGCGGGATTTACGCAAAGGAACTGGAAAACTGGTGCAGTTTACAGTTCCAAGAGATCTCATGAAATAA